A genomic segment from Nasonia vitripennis strain AsymCx chromosome 1 unlocalized genomic scaffold, Nvit_psr_1.1 chr1_random0009, whole genome shotgun sequence encodes:
- the LOC116417834 gene encoding uncharacterized protein LOC116417834 translates to MINICYSFTDVFVKWLRTKYTEIIMAGNKKWKKDIKASEAEEIKRFRTYVTKKISYLIRSPPEKSLVKKKLTLIRKMMKNVTTLATINKKLLRPKKTKKWLKNKIMKAKWK, encoded by the exons atgataaatatttgttattcTTTTACAGATGTATTTGTTAAATGGTTAAGGACCAAGTACACAGAAATCATAATGgcaggaaataaaaaatggaaGAAAGACATTAAAGCTAGTGAAGCTGAAGAAATTAAAAGATTTCGAACGTACGTAACGAAGAAAATTTCTTATTTAATACGATCTCCCCCGGAAAAAAGCCTCGTAAAAAAGAAG TTGACATTGATTCGGAAAATGATGAAGAACGTGACAACACTGGCCACgataaacaaaaagttattgaGACCGAAAAAGACGAAGAAATggttgaaaaacaaaataatgaaagCGAAATggaaatag